A single region of the Moorena sp. SIOASIH genome encodes:
- a CDS encoding ABC transporter substrate-binding protein has protein sequence MKQILSRCLILLSLILFLTGCSRSIASDISTVTLSGWQSSPEEKQLLEQVLREFEESHPGIKVKFEVITDQYMDVIKTRLIGDAAPDVFYVDALDAPLLMSHGVLEPLDDYITEDLDLDDFAPHLSEAFQSDGKTYGLPKDFTTLALFYNKKYFDQLSISNPPQTWEELEDYAKKLTRDTTHNGRVDRYGLGMTPELSRHYFMIKAFGGELVDQKGEAVFATRQSLSGLTPLMDMYRQNHSAALASDVGASSGSEMFGQGKAAMVIEGSYAIPYLQQTFPKIEFATAEVPSIGNHKGSMVYTVAYVMNKQAKNKEAAWELISYLTGKEGMKAWANGGLAIPARKSVISELGYEQNPLYTPFIAGADYATIWQEDEKLPIFMTHFDNQFLSALLGEQSLKSAMKKAQQTANKEIKASNY, from the coding sequence ATGAAGCAAATCCTTTCGAGATGTCTAATTTTACTATCTCTAATTCTGTTCCTAACCGGCTGTAGCCGCAGTATCGCCAGTGACATTTCCACTGTTACCCTGAGCGGGTGGCAGAGCAGCCCGGAGGAAAAACAGCTCCTTGAGCAGGTACTGAGGGAGTTTGAAGAATCACATCCTGGCATAAAAGTCAAGTTTGAAGTCATCACTGACCAATATATGGATGTCATTAAGACTCGGTTGATTGGTGATGCTGCTCCTGATGTCTTCTATGTAGACGCCCTAGATGCTCCCTTACTCATGAGTCATGGAGTCTTGGAGCCTCTTGATGATTACATCACCGAGGACCTAGATTTAGATGACTTTGCTCCCCATCTCTCGGAAGCCTTCCAATCCGATGGCAAAACCTACGGATTGCCTAAGGATTTTACAACCCTTGCCCTTTTCTACAATAAAAAATATTTCGATCAACTCAGTATAAGCAACCCTCCCCAAACCTGGGAAGAGTTAGAGGACTATGCCAAAAAATTGACCAGGGATACAACTCACAATGGCAGGGTTGACCGATATGGGTTGGGCATGACGCCAGAACTCTCTCGCCACTACTTCATGATCAAAGCCTTTGGCGGTGAGTTAGTTGACCAAAAAGGCGAGGCTGTCTTCGCGACTCGGCAAAGTCTATCAGGTCTAACACCTTTGATGGATATGTATCGACAAAACCACTCTGCTGCCCTAGCCTCAGACGTTGGAGCTAGTTCTGGGAGCGAAATGTTTGGCCAAGGGAAGGCAGCAATGGTTATCGAAGGTAGCTATGCGATTCCTTACCTACAACAGACATTTCCCAAGATTGAGTTTGCCACTGCGGAAGTTCCCAGTATTGGTAACCACAAAGGAAGTATGGTTTATACCGTTGCTTATGTCATGAATAAGCAAGCCAAAAATAAAGAGGCTGCCTGGGAACTGATTTCTTATTTGACTGGCAAGGAAGGAATGAAAGCTTGGGCGAACGGAGGATTGGCAATCCCGGCTCGGAAATCAGTCATATCAGAACTTGGCTATGAACAAAATCCTCTTTACACCCCCTTTATTGCTGGTGCTGACTACGCCACGATTTGGCAAGAGGATGAAAAATTGCCAATATTTATGACCCATTTCGACAATCAGTTTCTTAGTGCTTTACTGGGTGAGCAATCCTTGAAGTCAGCCATGAAAAAAGCACAACAAACTGCTAACAAAGAAATTAAAGCGAGTAACTACTAA
- a CDS encoding sugar ABC transporter permease: MKRFWQKAKVREAISGYLFMAPTILVLGTFLIAPIIYAIFLSFHKVEILGGLSYRFVELKNFLRTFEDERVWIALKNTIEYVIIVVPCQTILALILALVLNKEIQGKKWFRIIFFLPTVTSSAVLTLIFIWIYNSNGLLNGLLDFFGLPTYNWLGDPSVALKSIMIMNIWSTAPFFMVIYLAALQDIPRSVYEAAKLDGANEFDQFINITVPLLKPVTFFVMVMGIIGTFQLFDQSYIFSGGTGGPNNSTLTVVLLIYQYAFRSLDMGYAAALALMLAGVILVTTLIQRGFFREEKAN, encoded by the coding sequence TTGAAGAGATTTTGGCAGAAAGCCAAAGTTAGGGAAGCTATATCTGGCTACCTCTTCATGGCTCCTACTATTCTAGTTTTAGGAACCTTTTTGATTGCACCAATTATCTATGCAATCTTCCTTTCCTTCCATAAGGTTGAGATTTTAGGAGGGCTGAGTTACAGATTTGTTGAGTTAAAAAATTTCCTCCGTACCTTTGAGGATGAGCGAGTTTGGATTGCTCTAAAAAATACAATTGAGTATGTCATTATTGTTGTTCCTTGTCAAACAATCCTGGCTCTGATTTTAGCTCTAGTCCTCAATAAAGAAATTCAAGGAAAAAAATGGTTCAGGATTATTTTCTTTCTCCCGACTGTCACTTCATCAGCGGTTTTAACCCTGATATTTATCTGGATTTATAATTCTAATGGTCTACTTAATGGATTACTAGACTTCTTTGGTTTACCGACCTATAACTGGCTAGGAGACCCAAGTGTGGCTCTCAAATCCATTATGATAATGAATATTTGGTCTACAGCACCGTTTTTCATGGTGATTTACCTGGCAGCGCTGCAAGATATACCTAGGTCCGTTTATGAAGCGGCAAAACTTGATGGTGCCAATGAGTTCGATCAGTTCATAAATATTACCGTGCCTTTACTCAAACCAGTTACATTTTTCGTTATGGTTATGGGTATCATTGGCACGTTTCAGTTATTCGACCAGTCTTACATCTTCTCGGGTGGCACCGGTGGTCCAAACAACTCAACCCTGACGGTTGTGCTTCTGATCTACCAGTATGCGTTTAGAAGTCTGGATATGGGTTACGCCGCTGCACTGGCCTTAATGTTAGCTGGTGTAATTCTAGTGACAACACTGATTCAACGCGGCTTCTTTAGAGAAGAAAAAGCGAATTAG